The sequence CCGTCCCGTTGTTCCAGGGGATCAATTAATTATGACCGCCGAATTATTGACCGTGAAACAACGCCGTTTTGGTAAAATGCAAGCTCGCGCTGAAGTCGATGGTAAACTGGCCTGTGAAGGAGAACTGATGTTCTCTCTTGTGGACTAAACCCTTATTCCTTATTAGGTTTTAACCGATTTTAATTTCCTATGACGACCTTAATTCACCCCACTGCTGTCATTCATCCTGGTGCACAACTCCATCCAACGGTTCAAGTTGGTGCTTATGCTGTCATTGGGGAGTACGTTAAGGTCGGTTCTGATACGGTAATTAGTTCCCATGTTGTGATTAATGGACGCACGGAAATTGGCGCACGCAATCAAATTTTTCCGGGTGCGGTCATTGGTTCTGAACCTCAAGATCTCAAATATGATGGCTCTTTAAGTTTAGTTCAAATTGGGGATGATAATTTAATTCGGGAATATGTCACGATTAATCGGGCTACCAATGCTGGAGAAGCAACTATTATTGGCAATCAAAATTTATTAATGGCCTATGCTCATGTGGCTCATAATTGTGTGATTGAAGATCAGGTGGTGATTGCCAATTCTGTTGCTTTAGCAGGTCATGTTTATATTGAATCGAAAGCACGATTAAGCGGCGTTTTAGGGGTTCATCAATTTGTGCATATCGGACAATTAGCCATGATTGGAGGGATGACTCGGATTGATCGAGATGTGCCTCCCTTTATGTTAGTGGAAGGCAATCCTTCACGGGTGCGATCGCTCAATTTAGTCGGGTTAAAACGGGCTGGATTTACCTCAGAAGAATTTAGTTTATTGAAAAAGGCATTTCGTCTATTATATCGGTCTGATTATTCGTTTACTCAGGGATTAGAACAGTTATATTTATTACCCGATAATCCGTCGATTGAACATTTGCGTCAGTTTATTCGATGTTCTCAAACAGAACCCCAACGTCGGGGGGTAACTCCAGGGGGAAAACGTAAAATAACGGAAGATTAATCAATTAGGAGGTGAGTCATTAATGATTACAAATTTAAAACAGCTTTATGAAATTGATGATGCTCAATGGTTAGAAGAAACTGTTAAATTAATTAAAAATCATCAATTTGGAGATTTAGATATAGACAATTTAATTGAGGAATTAGAAGAGTTGGGAAGAGAAAAGAAAAACGCGGTAGCCAGCCTTTTAGAACAGATAATTCATCATTTATTATTACTGCAATATTGGACAACCGAAGCTGAATATAATATCGTTCACTGGAAAGAAGAAATTTATACCTTTAGAGTTCAGTTGAGACGAAAAATCACAACAAACCTTCGTAATTATTTAGAATCAGAATTGGATTCTATTTATAAAGATGCGTTAGGATTTGTGAAAATTAAAACTCAAAATTTGGTTGATTTTCCTTTAGAATGTCCTTACACCCTTGAGCAATTATTGAATATTGAATGGTTTTCTGTTTAATTTTTATTTGCAAAATTTTCCTGTAACAAACAACAATTTTGATATAATATGAAATCCCATTATGAACGCTACAGATGATCCCCCCCAACCACCCTTAAAAAGCGAGATGTGTAGCAAACATTTAAGGATAGAATATAAAATAGTAGATTGTTTTCAGTCCCGCAAGCGGAATTCTATTAGTTGAAAGTTTCTATGTAGTAAGCCCTTCAGGGCTTTGGTTTAGTGGTTTAAGTCCCGCATATTAGTTGAAAGCTTCTATGTATGTAGTAAGCCCTTCAGGGCTTTGGTTTAGCGGTTTAAGTCCCGCATATTAGTTGAAAGCTTCTATGTATGTAGTAAGCCCTTCAGGGCTTTGGTTTAGCGGTTTAAGTCCCGCATATTAGTTGAAAGCTTCTAAAAACTAAATTACGACCTTGCGGGATTAATTTATGTTTCAGTCCCGCGAACGGGATTCTATTAGTAGAAAGTCTTGCGGCTTCTGCTATTGCATCAAGTGCTTTTGCGTTTCAGTCCCGCGAACGGGATTCTATTAGTAGAAAGAATGGACAGACCAATAACAACCTTAACGCTACTATGTTTCAGTCCCGCGAACGGGATTCTATTAGTAGAAAGTGCCTATCAAGAGTATCTTCTGCCTTTTTAACTCAAGTTTCAGTCCCGCGAACGGGATTCTATTAGTAGAAAGTGCTGGCGGTGTGGTTCCAGGGGTAAATTATCTCCTGTTTCAGTCCCGCGAACGGGATTCTATTAGTAGAAAGCAATTGTCGCTGTCGCTGTATTATTCTTATTCGCTGGTTTCAGTCCCGCGAACGGGATTCTATTAGTAGAAAGCATGATCAGTTAGTTGAGATGTCCCCAAATATTAAGGGGGAAGTTTCAGTCCCGCGAACGGGATTCTATTAGTAGAAAGTACTGAAAAACGCCGATATAAAATCTTTAAAAGATGTTTCAGTCCCGCGAACGGGATTCTATTAGTAGAAAGTATTGCTGTACTGACGCATTTGTTTTCGACGATACAAGTTTCAGTCCCGCGAACGGGATTCTATTAGTAGAAAGCCTATTGGATTGATTGCCACAATTACCCAAAAAAATGTTTCAGTCCCGCGAACGGGATTCTATTAGTAGAAAGTGTCCATCTCTGTTTTTGAAGGAATAAGTTTGGGTTTGAACGTTTCAGTCCCGCGAACGGGATTCTATTAGTAGAAAGTCACAACCTAATCCTAGATTTAATCCTTAGCTATGGATGTTTCAGTCCCGCGAACGGGATTCTATTAGTAGAAAGTTCCTAGAATTTCAACCGCTCTATCGTTGGTACTGGATTGTTTCAGTCCCGCGAACGGGATTCTATTAGTAGAAAGCTTTTAGTGGGGTTCAACTTAATCCTGATATTCGTCTTTACAGGTTTCAGTCCCGCGAACGGGATTCTATTAGTAGAAAGAATTTCTCCAATTTTTGTCCGATTCGGACAAATTTCGTTTCAGTCCCGCGAACGGGATTCTATTAGTAGAAAGACTGCCCCCTGAAACTGGGACAGAGTAGGCATTCTGAAGCCACTTTTCGTGAACCTCATTTTTAGCCTCATTTCAGCCTTCATTATTGCAAGAGATTAGCAATAATTTAACTAACTCAACAATAAAAACTATTTAATTGTCGAGGTTCTAGGGTTTTTCGTGAATCCCCCCAGGTTTTTGCTCCCGCTTCGATTCCCGAAAACCATGACATTAATCCTAAGCCCCCCTGCCCCAATAAGCAAGTTAACGTTTAAATTCTTTACAATTTCATTCCCTGTTTCCTATTCCCTTTCCTCATAATCTTGAATATCAGGGTGAGTCAAACCTAGAAAACCCACCCCTACTGTTCAACTTAAAGCATCAATTAACGCTTCAACTCGGACTTTAATTTCATCTCTAACTCGATGAAAAGTTTCTAACGGTTGTCCATCGGGATCATCTAATTGCCAATCTTCAAAAACTTCTCGAATTACCCAATCTTCCGGTAAATTTACACCACAACCACACAGAGAAATCACCGCATCATAATCTTCCGCTTGGAAATTACTTAAGGGATCAGAAGTTTGATTAGTAATATCAATCCCAATTTCATCCATCACTTGAATTGCTGTTGGATGAACCCGACTGGCTTCTAAACCGGAACTGGTAACAACTATCTTTCCTTCCCCTAATGTTCTGGCAAATCCTTCCGCCATTTGAGAACGACAAGAATTTCTTTTACAAACAAACATTACTTTTTTCATGTTCAATCTCCTAATTGATAAACGTTAAAAACTCGAAAAGCTGAATCATTTACATTCGATGAAGATGGACTCCATTAACCGTTTTGCTAATATCACTTAGGGTTTCTTGAATCCCTTTTTCTTTGCGTTCACTGTAACGGTCTGTGAGATAATCCACCTGATCTCGTAGTAATACCGTAAATTTGTAAAGCTCCTCCATAACATCAACAACCCGATCTCGATAAGGGGAATCTTTCATCGTCCCGTCTTCGTTAAATTCTTGGTAAGCTTTAGCCACTGAAGATTGATTGGGAATGGTGAACATTCGCATCCAACGACCTAAAATTCTCAGGGTATTAACAGCATTAAAAGACTGGGAACCCCCACTCACTTGCATCACCGCTAATGTTCTCCCCTGAGTGGGTCTAACAGCCCCAATATTGAGCGGAATCCAATCAATTTGATTTTTCATAATCCCACTGATTTGACCATGCAATTCTGGACTTGACCAGACCTGTCCCTCAGACCACAAACTCAGTTCACGTAACTCCTGAACTTTAGGGTGAGTATCCGGTACACTTCCATAAATCGGTAATTCTCGCGGGTTAAAAAACCTGACTTCTGCACCCAATTCTTGAATAATTCGGGCAGCTTCTTCTGCTAATAAACGACTATAGGAACGCTCTCGCAAAGAACCGTATAAGAACAGAATTCGGGGTGGATGATCAAATTGACTCATTGATTTAGACCTTTAAGCAACGAGGATCAAATAAGCTGGCTTTTTCCGGTTCTCTGGGAAACCAAAAGGCTGTTTTTTTACAAATTTCGACCAACATTAACATCACAGGAACCTCAATTAATACCCCCACAACCGTTGCTAAAGCCGCGCCAGAATTTAAACCAAATAAGGTTACGGCTGTGGCGATCGCAACTTCAAAATGATTACTCGCCCCAATTAATGCAGCAGGTGCGGCATCTTCATAGGACAGTTTCAATTTTAAAGCAGCCACATAGCTAATCAGAAAGATAAAATTGGTTTGGATGAATAACGGAACTGCAATCAACACAATATGCAAAGGATTATTAACAATTAATTCTCCTTTAAAAGCAAACAGTAAAACCAAAGTCATCAAGAGTGCAGAGATAGCAATGGGGCTTAAATAGTGCAGAAACTTTTGTTCAAACCATTGCTTACCCTTATTTTTTAAAATCCAATATCGGCTATACATTCCCGCAGCTAAAGGTAATCCCACATAAATTACAACCGATAAAAAAATCGTTAGCCAAGGAACGGTTAAATCGTTTGCTGCGAGTAACCAACGCCCTAACGGAGCATATAAAAATAACATCGCTAAGGAATTAACCGCCACCATCACTAAGGTATGACCTTGATTTCCATAACACAGATAACCCCACATCAAAACCATCGCGGTACAGGGTGCAATTCCTAATAAAATCGTTCCCGCAATATAGGAATTTGCTAAGGAAACTTCCTGTCCTCGGATCAGTTCTGTTCCTGTTAAAAGAGGGCGGAATAACCAGCCTAAAAAGAATTGAGCAAACACCACCATTGTAAAGGGTTTAATTAACCAATTAACCACTAAAGTGAGTAATACGGGTTTGGGGGCACGGATGGCATTTGCAGCCTGGGTAAAATCAATTTTTACCATGATGGGATACATCATAAAAAACAGGCAAATGGCAATGGGAATCGAAATTTGATAGACACTCATCGAGTCCAACGTAACGGCAACTCCGGGGAATAAACGCCCTAAAATAATGCCGCCAATAATACATAAAAACACCCAAACCGTTAGGTATTTTTCAAAACGACTGAGTTTACCTCCGGCTTGTACCGCCGATGAATTAACTTGAGGGGAATTTCTACTCATTAAACCTCCTTAAAAATTTAGTATTCTGATCGTTTTGTTAACACTTCATCGAGGGTTAAGTTAAACTCCGATGTTCCCCCAAATACCGTCCCCACTTTGGTTTTATGAAAGTTACGATAGAGTTTGGTGTAGTCATCAGGATCAAAGGCAATATAACCGACATTTTGAACGACTTTAGGCGCTTTTTGCATATAGAAATCCAGAAAATCATTCATGGCTGGGTTATTTTGAGCAGTAACCGCATTAACATAGATAAATAAGGGCCGAGCTAGGGGTCGATATTTCTCGGCTTCCGTTGCATTGGCTGAGGGTTTTATCGGCCCAGAACCTTTTTGATTATCAACGGCTAATGCTTTTAAATCTCCAGGTCTTTCTTGATAATAAGCATAGCCAAAATAACCGAGTCCATTGGGGTCATTCATCACTCCCTGTGCAATAATTTCGTCATCTTCACTGGCTTGATAATCGCTTCGGCTTGCGCCTTCTTCCCCAACAATAGCGGCGGTAAAATAATCAAAGGTTCCTGAATCTTTACCGGGGCCATAGAGATTAATCGGTTGGTTTGGCCAGGACGCTCGAATTTGATTCCAAGTTTTAATTTTTCCGTCTGCTTGAGGTTCCCAAAGTTTCTTTAACTCCGCAACGGTAATATCATTAGCCCAGGTATTTTTAGGATTAACTACAATTGTCAAAGCATCAAAAGCAACAGGTAATTCAAGATAAGAAATATTGTTTTTTTTACAAACTTCAATTTCTTCTTTTAAAATAGGTCGAGAAGCATTACTGATGTCGGTTTCTCCAGCACAAAATTTTCTAAAGCCACCTCCTGTTCCTGAAAAATCAACCTTTACATCCAGAGCAGAACGGCTCTGAGCATTGTATTCTTTAACAATGGTCTTAGTAATGGGATAGACGGTACTAGAACCATCAATATGAATGGCTTTTGTCTGTTTGGTCTGACCTGGACTGCACGCCAGAAGCAGGGTAGAAGTCCCAACAGCTAAAGCTAAGGTTTTCAGAGAACTGGGCAATTTTGATAGTCTAGCAGTCATAAAGTATCCCCTGTGACAGTTAGAGTTAGGGATATTAAAATCATATCAAGTTTTTTTGATATGTCAAGTCAAAAAAAGGTTAAAAATCTTTTAGAACCCCTAAAGATGCTGAATAAGCCTGAGTAAGATGAGGAAAATTGTTATTGCTAATTTCCCTTAATCATCTAATCTTTGATTAATTGATTAAAACTTGGGTAACTGCCATAATTCCGGTTGAAATTCACTCAGAGAATTGAGAATTTGATCCGCTTCTTGATAAAGAGATTGATCCATATCTGATGCGGGAACAGCAACTACTGACATTCCTGCCGCTTTCGCTGCGGAAACCCCTGCTAAAGCATCTTCAAAGACTAAACAGTTTTCAGGTTTTGCCCCTAAACGTTGAGCAACTAATAGGAAAATATCGGGGGCAGGTTTACCATTTTTGAGTTCAGGATCATCCCCCCGAACAATTTCTTGAAATAGAGAAAACCAGCCTTGATGACTTTGGGTTTTAGCCGTAAACGGACGAGTTCCTGAACTGGTGGCAACCGCTTGCGGAATGTTATGAAAAGCGAGATGTTGAGTCAGATGAACTGCTCCGTCTAAGGGCAAAACATGGGGGTATAATTCATAAATAATTGCGTCTTTTTGTTTTAGAAATTCTTCAACGCTGAGAGATAAATCTAACTCTTGAATCAGAAGTTTTGCTGAATCATGGGATTTTCTGCCCCTAACTTTGCAACTCAAACTATGTTCAATCGTTTTCCCATAACGGTGAGCGACGATTTGATTTACTCTAGCATGAAGGGGTTCTGTGTCTAACAGTAGACCATCTAGGTCGTAAATAACGTGAGTAATTTTTTTAAAGTTAGGCATTGGTGTATGGATAAAGCGTTAAAGTTATTATGAAGGAAATTGATCCATAAATCAAGTCTCAGGATAGGCGGAAATCCTAGAGATAGATTAAGGATAAAAATCAAGAAAAGTTGAACTTAACACTTTTCCCTTATGTTTTTAACAGCCAAGATTGATGACAAGTCCAGGACTGGTCAAGATGTCTTTGATAAAACCTTAATTCCCAATCTACTTGAGCTTGGGGATTAATTCTAATTTGAGCTAGATGTTTTAATTGTTCAGCGTGTTCGGGTTGAAATTCATAGGCTAAACTCAAATGCAGCCAAGTTTTTAATCGTAAGGCTTCAAGACGAGTGGGTGAATTTGCTAATTGAGCAAAATGAATCATTAGAGAGGGAATTCCTTCGGTTTTTAATTCTAAACCATACCAATGAGTTTGAAAGGTCATTTTGATGACATCAAGTTTAAGCGGTGTTGCAGTTGATTTTGCAGTATTGTAAGCCGTTTCCAATGCTTGAATATACAAATTAATTGATGATATTTCATCGTTAAAAAATCCGGTTAAGGTACAATGGGGCATATAATTATGGGCTGCATTAAAGCCGCATAAATCTAAACTTTCTTGATAAAATGCTTGAATTTGTCCAGCTAATTCACCTTGAGGACAAGCATAAACAATAAATTGACTTGATGACATCATATTTTTGATTAAGCAACGTGTTTAAATTGATCGCCATCTAACTCGATAAAAACCGATTCAAATTCTATTTGCTTTTCTAATAATAGAAGTCAAACTCGCTGGGTATTGATTGAAAAGGGAGTATGGTATAACTTTAACATGATGAATGTGTCCTAAAACAAATCATAGAACTATTATAAACCCCTTGATGAAATTATTCTCATTAGTACCGGATTGTTATTAAAGTCTAGGGATCGGTAAAAAATTAGATAATTTGATGACAACACGCTAACAGATGCTAAGATTATTAAAGACATCTTTATCAGTCTAACCCCCGACTCTTTATTTAATTGCTGATTTGGAATGAGCCTTAATCCTGTCCCGATTCACCTTCAAGTTGCTGAACGAATTCGACACAACATTAAACAAGGAATTTATCGAGTTGGAGAGCAATTACCTCAAGAAAGTTTATTAAGTCAATGTTTTAATGTGAATCGTCATATTATCAGACGGGCGATCGCTTGTTTAAAAAGTGAAGGCGTGTTAAATATCGAACCAGGGCGAGGAATTTTTGTGACCAAGAAACCGATTATTTATCCTCTAGGGAAACGAGTCCGTTATAATGAAATTCTGATTAATCAAGGCTTAGAACCTAGTTTCCAATTGTTAAAATGTATAGAAATTAAAGCGGATCTTTTAGTGGCTAATCATTTAGAAATTCTCGTGGGAGAATCCGTTGCTTGGATTGAACGTTTAATGTTTGCCAATAATGTACCGATTTCTATTACAAGTAGCTATTTTCCCCTAGACTATTTTCCGAATTTGTTAGCCTATGAAGCCCAAATGTGGTCAATTTCCCGACTCCTGAGAGAAATCTATGGCTGTGATCATTTACGGCGGAATACGTGGATTTCTTCTCGCCTTGTTGATGCTGACGATGCTCAATTAT comes from Planktothrix sp. FACHB-1365 and encodes:
- a CDS encoding DUF29 domain-containing protein, encoding MITNLKQLYEIDDAQWLEETVKLIKNHQFGDLDIDNLIEELEELGREKKNAVASLLEQIIHHLLLLQYWTTEAEYNIVHWKEEIYTFRVQLRRKITTNLRNYLESELDSIYKDALGFVKIKTQNLVDFPLECPYTLEQLLNIEWFSV
- the phnF gene encoding phosphonate metabolism transcriptional regulator PhnF; the encoded protein is MSLNPVPIHLQVAERIRHNIKQGIYRVGEQLPQESLLSQCFNVNRHIIRRAIACLKSEGVLNIEPGRGIFVTKKPIIYPLGKRVRYNEILINQGLEPSFQLLKCIEIKADLLVANHLEILVGESVAWIERLMFANNVPISITSSYFPLDYFPNLLAYEAQMWSISRLLREIYGCDHLRRNTWISSRLVDADDAQLLHISTTSSILRVESINVDQHNHIIEYGITRFRGDQIELGLGSQCFPL
- a CDS encoding PstS family phosphate ABC transporter substrate-binding protein, yielding MTARLSKLPSSLKTLALAVGTSTLLLACSPGQTKQTKAIHIDGSSTVYPITKTIVKEYNAQSRSALDVKVDFSGTGGGFRKFCAGETDISNASRPILKEEIEVCKKNNISYLELPVAFDALTIVVNPKNTWANDITVAELKKLWEPQADGKIKTWNQIRASWPNQPINLYGPGKDSGTFDYFTAAIVGEEGASRSDYQASEDDEIIAQGVMNDPNGLGYFGYAYYQERPGDLKALAVDNQKGSGPIKPSANATEAEKYRPLARPLFIYVNAVTAQNNPAMNDFLDFYMQKAPKVVQNVGYIAFDPDDYTKLYRNFHKTKVGTVFGGTSEFNLTLDEVLTKRSEY
- the arsH gene encoding arsenical resistance protein ArsH → MSQFDHPPRILFLYGSLRERSYSRLLAEEAARIIQELGAEVRFFNPRELPIYGSVPDTHPKVQELRELSLWSEGQVWSSPELHGQISGIMKNQIDWIPLNIGAVRPTQGRTLAVMQVSGGSQSFNAVNTLRILGRWMRMFTIPNQSSVAKAYQEFNEDGTMKDSPYRDRVVDVMEELYKFTVLLRDQVDYLTDRYSERKEKGIQETLSDISKTVNGVHLHRM
- a CDS encoding HAD-IA family hydrolase yields the protein MPNFKKITHVIYDLDGLLLDTEPLHARVNQIVAHRYGKTIEHSLSCKVRGRKSHDSAKLLIQELDLSLSVEEFLKQKDAIIYELYPHVLPLDGAVHLTQHLAFHNIPQAVATSSGTRPFTAKTQSHQGWFSLFQEIVRGDDPELKNGKPAPDIFLLVAQRLGAKPENCLVFEDALAGVSAAKAAGMSVVAVPASDMDQSLYQEADQILNSLSEFQPELWQLPKF
- the lpxA gene encoding acyl-ACP--UDP-N-acetylglucosamine O-acyltransferase, yielding MTTLIHPTAVIHPGAQLHPTVQVGAYAVIGEYVKVGSDTVISSHVVINGRTEIGARNQIFPGAVIGSEPQDLKYDGSLSLVQIGDDNLIREYVTINRATNAGEATIIGNQNLLMAYAHVAHNCVIEDQVVIANSVALAGHVYIESKARLSGVLGVHQFVHIGQLAMIGGMTRIDRDVPPFMLVEGNPSRVRSLNLVGLKRAGFTSEEFSLLKKAFRLLYRSDYSFTQGLEQLYLLPDNPSIEHLRQFIRCSQTEPQRRGVTPGGKRKITED
- the arsC gene encoding arsenate reductase, glutathione/glutaredoxin type; this translates as MKKVMFVCKRNSCRSQMAEGFARTLGEGKIVVTSSGLEASRVHPTAIQVMDEIGIDITNQTSDPLSNFQAEDYDAVISLCGCGVNLPEDWVIREVFEDWQLDDPDGQPLETFHRVRDEIKVRVEALIDALS
- the arsB gene encoding ACR3 family arsenite efflux transporter → MSRNSPQVNSSAVQAGGKLSRFEKYLTVWVFLCIIGGIILGRLFPGVAVTLDSMSVYQISIPIAICLFFMMYPIMVKIDFTQAANAIRAPKPVLLTLVVNWLIKPFTMVVFAQFFLGWLFRPLLTGTELIRGQEVSLANSYIAGTILLGIAPCTAMVLMWGYLCYGNQGHTLVMVAVNSLAMLFLYAPLGRWLLAANDLTVPWLTIFLSVVIYVGLPLAAGMYSRYWILKNKGKQWFEQKFLHYLSPIAISALLMTLVLLFAFKGELIVNNPLHIVLIAVPLFIQTNFIFLISYVAALKLKLSYEDAAPAALIGASNHFEVAIATAVTLFGLNSGAALATVVGVLIEVPVMLMLVEICKKTAFWFPREPEKASLFDPRCLKV